The following proteins are co-located in the Bathymodiolus thermophilus thioautotrophic gill symbiont genome:
- a CDS encoding rubredoxin gives MKTFEGSYLGDDEKIADDACMECKICHHVYQPEEGDDYWQIAPNTPFSKLPAHWHCPNCDGFQDQFMVIDRSDIV, from the coding sequence ATGAAGACTTTTGAAGGTAGTTATTTAGGTGATGATGAAAAAATAGCAGACGATGCATGTATGGAATGCAAGATTTGTCATCATGTTTACCAACCTGAAGAAGGTGATGATTATTGGCAAATAGCACCCAATACACCGTTTTCTAAATTACCAGCTCATTGGCATTGCCCTAATTGTGATGGTTTTCAAGATCAATTTATGGTGATTGATCGAAGCGATATTGTGTAG
- the hybE gene encoding [NiFe]-hydrogenase assembly chaperone HybE, producing MFSNNVNRLEAHYQSVCVNQMADIPILNKALEVEAVGFVDWGHSKDQSEVEVGVLITPWFMNIVLLPKDSMRQEVRVGKTVNILFPDGEYSFLTQVDADFGIYLTCSLFSPMFDFKTQRDARETAAAAMAQLLQTEAFKQIKKDKAEAQQLIKDQEVLNKASSRRAFFKGGGNAC from the coding sequence ATGTTTAGTAATAATGTTAATCGTTTAGAAGCACATTATCAATCTGTTTGTGTCAATCAAATGGCTGACATACCTATTCTTAATAAAGCACTTGAAGTTGAGGCAGTTGGTTTTGTTGATTGGGGGCATTCTAAAGATCAATCTGAAGTGGAAGTGGGCGTGTTAATCACACCTTGGTTTATGAATATCGTACTACTTCCTAAAGACAGCATGAGGCAGGAAGTCAGGGTTGGCAAAACAGTCAACATATTGTTTCCAGATGGCGAGTACTCTTTTTTAACTCAAGTGGATGCAGATTTTGGTATTTATTTAACTTGCTCATTGTTTTCCCCTATGTTTGATTTTAAAACTCAGCGTGACGCACGAGAAACTGCCGCAGCCGCCATGGCGCAACTCCTGCAAACTGAAGCGTTTAAGCAAATTAAAAAAGACAAAGCGGAAGCGCAACAATTGATTAAAGATCAAGAAGTCTTAAATAAAGCCTCCTCAAGAAGGGCATTTTTTAAAGGAGGGGGCAATGCCTGTTGA
- a CDS encoding hydrogenase expression/formation protein codes for MSSIPVPPIPANFLGAGSQTTSEEDTLEYMQMPTEMSTFDIDSKIYAFDENINLSECRVFLENIYTQLAGYDINNDNLIFEVTGLNAENLDYLNTLLGEGEVSAVIKQKHQIVNIQESIFTGIWRVTVVDNNNTLLQDYIEAGNIPEMIVSVNQEKPGKVLFNNALLPDGVVNVPAILTELKDKRKTLDSLGDIVIDEMNNPIEAINLTLLPHTEEDLACINNILGAGDTVILSRGYGNCRIVSTGTSSIWWVKYFNSTDNEILSTIEVVKIPIVACAAQEDIESSVERLKEFADEL; via the coding sequence ATGTCATCTATACCAGTTCCACCTATTCCAGCTAATTTTTTAGGCGCAGGCTCTCAAACAACCTCCGAAGAAGACACACTTGAATATATGCAAATGCCGACAGAGATGTCCACTTTTGATATAGACAGCAAAATTTATGCATTTGATGAAAATATAAACCTGTCTGAATGTCGAGTGTTTTTAGAAAACATTTATACGCAATTAGCAGGCTATGACATCAATAACGATAATTTAATTTTTGAAGTAACGGGTCTCAATGCCGAGAATTTAGATTATTTAAATACCCTGCTTGGCGAGGGTGAAGTTAGTGCCGTGATTAAGCAGAAACATCAAATTGTGAATATTCAAGAATCCATATTTACTGGTATTTGGCGTGTTACTGTTGTTGACAATAACAACACTCTCTTGCAAGATTATATTGAAGCAGGTAATATTCCTGAAATGATTGTTAGTGTCAATCAAGAAAAACCAGGCAAGGTGCTTTTTAATAATGCACTATTGCCAGATGGCGTCGTAAATGTACCTGCAATCTTAACCGAGTTAAAAGACAAGAGAAAGACGCTTGATTCGCTTGGTGATATTGTTATTGATGAAATGAACAACCCAATTGAGGCCATTAACTTAACATTATTGCCGCATACAGAAGAAGACCTTGCTTGTATTAATAATATTTTGGGTGCCGGTGATACGGTCATTTTGTCTAGGGGTTATGGCAATTGTCGTATTGTGTCAACAGGCACTTCGTCTATTTGGTGGGTAAAATATTTTAATTCTACTGATAATGAGATTTTAAGTACGATTGAGGTGGTTAAAATACCTATTGTTGCATGTGCAGCGCAAGAAGATATAGAATCAAGCGTCGAAAGACTCAAAGAATTTGCTGATGAATTATGA
- a CDS encoding HypC/HybG/HupF family hydrogenase formation chaperone — MCIGIPMQVIDPVSDTFALCQNNGVNNKINMQLVGPQITGTWVLVFIDAAREVISAARAKEIDAALKAVSLATQGSEDDRVQALFGDLINREPINPFLNNDK, encoded by the coding sequence ATGTGTATTGGTATTCCTATGCAAGTGATTGATCCTGTGAGTGATACTTTTGCACTTTGTCAAAATAATGGCGTTAATAACAAAATTAATATGCAACTCGTGGGGCCTCAAATTACAGGCACTTGGGTGTTGGTGTTTATTGATGCCGCTAGAGAAGTTATTTCTGCCGCCAGAGCCAAAGAAATTGATGCGGCACTTAAGGCGGTTAGTTTAGCCACTCAAGGCAGTGAAGACGATAGAGTGCAAGCCTTATTTGGTGATTTAATTAATCGCGAACCGATTAATCCTTTTTTAAATAACGATAAATAA